TCTATTGCTTTATCTGACAGCGTTTCACGATCATGACTTTCCCGATTTTAAGAGAAGTTGGAAGGGCTATGATTTTGGCGTGATGAATAAGCTTGCTGATGAAAAACTGATACGTGATAACCTGAAATCAAAGTCAAGGTCTATTGTTTTTACAGATGAAGGTGAAAAAAGAGCGCAGGAGCTCATTCAAAAATATTTAGAGAAAAATAGCTAATAGACTTGACCTGAAACGCGTTTCATCCTTTACGTTCGATTAAACGGACCAAGAGGGGGAGACGCGTATGTTTTATTTAGCAGGAATGTGTGCAGTAGTTTACTGGGCTTGTGTTTCGGGAAGCCGGGTAATACCCGAAAAGGTGCAACCGATTGAATCGATTGAGGATTATTTTCGTTGAGGTGAGAGGATGGCAAATATTCGTGATGTGGCTAAGAAAGCGGGAGTATCGGTTACAACGGTTTCAAGGGTCATAAATGAGCATCCGTATGTGAAACAGGAAAAACGGCTTGCTGTTCTTGAAGCTATGGAGGAATGCGGATATGTCAAAAACATTAATGCTGTCCATTTGAGTAAAGGAACAACGGGGATGATCGGCATTGTACTTCCCTTTATCGATCACCCGTATTTCTCCTCTTTATTGAACGGTTTGGCACACGAAGCAAGGGTTCACCAGAAGAAGCTTGTTTTATTTCAGACGGATTATGAAATAGATCATGAGCTTGAAGCGCTTGAGCTGTTGAGGCAGAAACAGCTGGATGGGCTCATATTCTGTTCACGGGAGTGCAACTGGAGCGTGATTGAAGCCTATCAGTCTTATGGAACAATTGTGATGTGTGAGAAAATGGATGAAAGAATCTCTTATACATTTGTTGACCATTACCGTATTTTTCAGGAAGCGCTCGGGTATTTAGAAAAGAAGGGGTATGAGCGGATCGGTTATTGTATTGGAAGACGTTCGGGCTCAAACAGTCTCGCCCGGGAGACCGCTTACCGGGATTTTTTAGTAGGAAAAGGTCAGCCTTTTCGTGAAGAATGGATATTTGATGGCTGTTACGATCTTGAGGATGGAGATAGTGTAGTTCAACAGCTTCAAGACCTTGAGAAAAAACCTGATGCGCTGCTTGTAACGAGTGATCACGTTGCGGCAGGTATCATGTCAGCTGCGGGGAAAAGAGGGATTCGTATCCCTGAAGATCTTGCGGTAATCGGTTTTGATAATCATCCAATCGCAAGGATGCTGTCGATTACGACCTTTGACCTTCCTTTAGAGGAGATGGGAAGAAACCTGTTTAGACAGGTGCTTAGCTCTGACGTGTCCAGCACTGAAATTTCTGCTACACTTGTGGAGCGTAAAACTGTTTAAAAAGAAAGTTGGGTTACGATGAAAAAATCAATCATCTTTTTTGATATTGACGGAACACTGCTCGATCATGACAAGAAACTTCCGGCTTCAACAAGGGAGGCGATTTTTGATCTTCAGGATAAGGGACATATTGTCGCAATTGCAACGGGCCGGGCACCATTTATGTTTGAGGATCTGAGAAAGGACCTTGGCATCGAAACATTTGTCAGCTATAACGGACAGTATGTGGTGTATGAGGGCGAGGAGCTCTATACGAATAAACTCAATGCGGAAGCGCTTGATGAATTAACGAAGAAGGCAATTCGCAATGAGCATCCTGTTGTCTATATGGATCATCAGGATATGAAAGCCAACGTACCCGAGCATGAATACATTGAAGAGAGCATCGGTACATTAAAAATTGGACGGGTTCCGCTGCATGATCCTGATTATTACCGCGAACGTGACTTGTACCAGTCGCTTTTATTTTGTGAAAAAGGGGAAGAGGAGCCGTACCGGGAAGCCTTCAGAGAATTTGATTTCATTCGCTGGCACCGCTACTCGGTTGATATTATTCCAAAAGGCGGATCAAAGGCAAAAGGTATTGAAAAAATCATTGAACAGATGGGCTTTACACCAGAGCAGCAATACGCCTTTGGTGACGGACTGAACGATATCGAAATGCTAACCGCTGTTGAAAACAGCTTTGCCATGGGCAATGCGCTTGAAGAAGTGAAGAAGTCGGCTAAGTTTGTCACGAAGGCTGTTGATGAAGATGGAATTGTGCACGGATTGAAGATGGCTGGATTGCTGTGAATCTGGGGAACCTGGGGGACGGAGCGGGTGTTCATTTTTTAAAAAATGAACACCCGCTCCGTCCCTTTTTTTGCAGATACAAGTAAAGCAACCATTCAACCCGTCCCTTTTTTGAATAGGATACATTATTCGGGTTTAAAAGGGGGTGAATGTATTGGGTTCAAGTAAGAATGGATGTGGATGCGGCGGTTCGAATGGGACAGGGTTATCATCTGTTGCCAGGGCTTCTGTTTTGCAGCAGACGCCATCGATCACTGCTTGTACGCAGGAGGTTACGGCTGAGGTATGTGCTCAGGCAACGGTGACGTTAACTCCTAAGGTAGAGGCGTTGACACCGGTTGTGACATGCATTAATGGTCCGTTGATTAACACAAACTGTGAGGACGTTGAGGGTTTTACGCCGTTTAACAATAATGGAAGCTGTCAGTTTACAGTATCGCAAGTGATCTGTGTGACGATTCCGCTTGATTTCTTTGTGGATGTTGATGCTTTTCAGTCTGGTGGTGCGTGTGGTGAGGTCGTCGCGGGTAACGTATGTCCATCAAATTTATAAAATAGGAGGTGATGTAATGGCATGTCCATTATGTGAAGATTTTTTCACTGGGGATTTTTTGTGCGTAAATGTGCCAGATGGCGGAACGCTTCAATATGGTGTTCAGCTTCAAGGTGTTCCACAGGCTGGTCCGGGTCCTGGACAAACAAGTGTGTTCTACAGGATTTGCAACTGTAATGATGTTCCGGGTGTTGGAATCAGTCATGTGAATTTTCAGCTTTGTGAAGGGGGAGCACTGCCTGTTCAAGCGTTGATTGGCGGGACTTCGCTAGTCATTGATCCGGCAGGGGATGCATTTTTTGCAGTGCCGAACTTCAAGGTTGAATTTGGCAATATCGAAGTTGGAGCTGAAACGTGTGTGACTCTCCAGCTTGTCTATAATGTGAGCCCGGAATTATTTGCCTTCTTTTCAGGTAGGTTTGGCGTCAAGGTTGGTGGCGGTGGCGGTGCTGCTAACGAGACAAATGCAGGGTTTGTAGACGGATTGCAAATTCCGTGCGTTGAGATTCCGGCATGTACACAGGACGTGACCGCTGAAATCTGTGCGCAGGCAACGGTTACTTTGACACCAAGGGTACAGGCTCGACAGGCTACAGTGACTTGTATTAATGGTCCGGTTATCGATGTGGCTTGCGCGGATATTAATGATTTTGATCCGCTTCCGAATACCGGATCCTGTACGTTTGATGTGGCTCAGGTCATCTGTGTAACAGTTCCATTGAAATTTTCTGCAGGTGTTAACGCGGTTCCTTCAGGAGGAGCCTGTGGTGATGTAGTGCCTGGCAACGTTTGTCCGTCAAATGATGTAGACGGATAAAAGCGGCTCTATAAGCTGTCAGAAACAAACCTTGAATGGTTGCGAATATGTGCCGTAATTCAGTGAACCATTGGAAGTCTTCAAAGCTAAGAGGGTACACAAAACAATGTACAGATAAGAAGCAGACAAATGTCTGCTTCTTAATCGTCTTTCTCTTCCGTATCACAGATGACTTCCTTGGGGACTACAGTCGTTTCGGCTGAGAAAACAAGGGGGATTTTTATACATAAATCCTGTTTAACAGTAAACTTGCAAGGTTCT
This genomic stretch from Jeotgalibacillus aurantiacus harbors:
- a CDS encoding DUF6429 family protein, with the protein product MERSFEEIKELTLLLLYLTAFHDHDFPDFKRSWKGYDFGVMNKLADEKLIRDNLKSKSRSIVFTDEGEKRAQELIQKYLEKNS
- a CDS encoding LacI family DNA-binding transcriptional regulator; this translates as MANIRDVAKKAGVSVTTVSRVINEHPYVKQEKRLAVLEAMEECGYVKNINAVHLSKGTTGMIGIVLPFIDHPYFSSLLNGLAHEARVHQKKLVLFQTDYEIDHELEALELLRQKQLDGLIFCSRECNWSVIEAYQSYGTIVMCEKMDERISYTFVDHYRIFQEALGYLEKKGYERIGYCIGRRSGSNSLARETAYRDFLVGKGQPFREEWIFDGCYDLEDGDSVVQQLQDLEKKPDALLVTSDHVAAGIMSAAGKRGIRIPEDLAVIGFDNHPIARMLSITTFDLPLEEMGRNLFRQVLSSDVSSTEISATLVERKTV
- a CDS encoding Cof-type HAD-IIB family hydrolase; this encodes MKKSIIFFDIDGTLLDHDKKLPASTREAIFDLQDKGHIVAIATGRAPFMFEDLRKDLGIETFVSYNGQYVVYEGEELYTNKLNAEALDELTKKAIRNEHPVVYMDHQDMKANVPEHEYIEESIGTLKIGRVPLHDPDYYRERDLYQSLLFCEKGEEEPYREAFREFDFIRWHRYSVDIIPKGGSKAKGIEKIIEQMGFTPEQQYAFGDGLNDIEMLTAVENSFAMGNALEEVKKSAKFVTKAVDEDGIVHGLKMAGLL